A stretch of the Filimonas lacunae genome encodes the following:
- a CDS encoding DUF2795 domain-containing protein, with protein MFWTLELASYLEDAPWPATKDELIDYAIRSGAPIEVVENLQELEDEGEVYESIEDIWPDYPSQEDFMFNEDEY; from the coding sequence ATGTTCTGGACATTAGAATTAGCCAGTTATTTGGAAGACGCACCCTGGCCAGCTACAAAAGACGAGTTGATAGATTATGCTATTCGTTCCGGTGCCCCTATTGAGGTAGTGGAAAACTTACAGGAGCTGGAAGATGAAGGTGAAGTGTATGAGAGCATTGAAGATATCTGGCCTGATTATCCAAGTCAGGAAGACTTCATGTTCAATGAGGACGAATATTAA
- a CDS encoding homoserine O-acetyltransferase family protein → MSLVFSYKEDFLLESGKVIQGFHLTYTTWGHLNQEKDNVIWVFHALTANSNPAEWWPGLVGPDAFLNTDKYFIICVNMPGSCYGSVSPLSTNPQTGEPYYHQFPLFTTRDMIRSYQLLQKSLGISKVFLGIGGSMGGQQLLEWAVEDPFLFENIVPIATNAFHSPWGIAFNATQRQCIEADPTWQQQSDTAGIEGMKVARSIALLSYRHYDTYNQSQAGYTAESAGKPVDEQVARAQTYQQYQGEKLARRFNAFSYYNLSKAMDTHNVGRNRTSAQQALQRVKANTLVIGINSDILFPPAEQAFVAQHIPGAQLEIIDSLYGHDGFLLEYDVITRLITNFLQQHLQQSHTVTATQALIN, encoded by the coding sequence TTGAGCTTAGTTTTTTCGTACAAAGAAGACTTCTTACTAGAATCAGGAAAAGTAATTCAGGGCTTTCATTTAACATATACTACCTGGGGTCACTTAAACCAGGAAAAGGATAATGTTATATGGGTGTTTCATGCACTTACCGCCAATAGCAATCCTGCTGAGTGGTGGCCAGGCCTGGTGGGACCCGACGCATTTTTAAATACAGATAAATATTTTATTATTTGTGTAAACATGCCCGGTAGCTGCTATGGCAGCGTATCTCCCTTAAGCACTAATCCGCAAACCGGCGAACCTTATTATCACCAGTTTCCACTGTTCACTACCCGCGATATGATCAGGAGCTACCAGCTGCTGCAAAAAAGCCTGGGTATTAGTAAAGTATTCCTGGGCATAGGCGGTTCCATGGGCGGGCAGCAATTACTGGAATGGGCTGTAGAAGATCCCTTCTTGTTCGAAAATATTGTACCTATTGCCACTAACGCCTTTCACTCGCCTTGGGGCATTGCGTTCAACGCCACCCAGCGCCAGTGCATTGAAGCCGATCCAACCTGGCAGCAGCAAAGCGATACTGCCGGTATCGAAGGCATGAAAGTAGCACGTTCTATAGCATTACTCAGCTACAGGCATTACGATACCTATAACCAGTCGCAGGCAGGTTATACCGCCGAAAGCGCCGGTAAACCGGTAGATGAGCAGGTAGCCAGGGCACAAACCTACCAGCAATACCAGGGCGAAAAACTAGCCCGCCGTTTCAATGCGTTCAGTTACTACAACCTCAGCAAAGCAATGGACACACACAATGTAGGCCGCAACCGCACCAGCGCACAGCAGGCTTTACAACGTGTAAAGGCTAACACACTTGTAATTGGTATTAATTCAGATATTTTATTTCCACCAGCCGAGCAGGCTTTTGTGGCACAACATATACCCGGTGCACAACTGGAAATTATCGACTCCCTGTATGGCCATGATGGTTTTTTACTGGAGTATGATGTTATAACCAGGTTAATCACCAACTTCTTACAGCAACATTTGCAACAATCACATACCGTAACAGCAACACAGGCTTTAATAAATTAA
- a CDS encoding Hpt domain-containing protein, whose protein sequence is MSTERLYDLGFINQVAKGNQALQERLCRSFVSSANGGLEELHQALAENNLENIGKAAHKLKSTIEAMRVIEGTRLIKLIEKSARLNVNVEAIPEMIHDATTIIRETVTQLQTDLQLQ, encoded by the coding sequence ATGTCCACAGAAAGATTATACGATCTGGGCTTTATTAACCAGGTAGCCAAAGGCAACCAGGCATTGCAGGAACGGTTGTGCCGTTCTTTTGTATCCAGCGCTAATGGCGGACTGGAAGAGTTACACCAGGCATTAGCCGAAAACAACCTGGAAAATATTGGCAAGGCAGCCCATAAGCTAAAGTCTACCATAGAAGCCATGCGGGTGATAGAAGGCACCCGGCTGATAAAGCTGATAGAAAAAAGCGCCCGGTTGAATGTAAATGTAGAAGCTATTCCGGAAATGATACACGATGCCACTACTATCATACGCGAAACCGTGACCCAGCTACAAACCGATTTACAGTTACAATAA
- a CDS encoding ABC transporter ATP-binding protein: MSTSIIHLEQIVKNYYMGSQAIPVLKGISLDIHKNEYVALMGPSGSGKSTLMNILGCLDTPTGGRYVLNGKDVSKMPDDELAEVRNGEIGFVFQQFNLLPRLTAAENVALPLIYAGIGKKERLERAMESLKKVGLESRSHHKSNELSGGQIQRVAIARALVNNPSLLLADEPTGNLDSKTSVEVMEIFGQIQAAGNTVVLVTHEEDIAAHAKRVVRLRDGVIETDKLNAIRETVPGAH; this comes from the coding sequence ATGTCAACCTCTATCATACATCTGGAACAGATTGTTAAAAACTACTACATGGGTAGCCAGGCTATTCCTGTTTTAAAAGGTATATCACTGGATATTCATAAAAACGAGTATGTTGCGCTGATGGGGCCTTCGGGCAGTGGTAAAAGTACGTTGATGAACATACTGGGTTGTTTGGATACGCCTACGGGGGGCCGGTATGTATTAAACGGAAAAGATGTAAGCAAAATGCCGGATGATGAACTGGCCGAGGTGCGCAATGGCGAAATAGGATTTGTGTTTCAGCAATTTAACCTGTTACCCCGCCTTACGGCTGCGGAAAACGTGGCTTTACCACTGATATATGCCGGTATAGGCAAAAAGGAAAGACTGGAACGCGCCATGGAATCGCTGAAAAAAGTGGGGCTGGAATCGCGCAGCCATCACAAATCGAATGAGCTCAGTGGTGGACAGATACAGCGTGTGGCTATTGCCCGCGCGCTGGTAAACAACCCTTCTTTGTTGCTGGCCGACGAACCTACAGGCAACCTTGATTCTAAAACCTCTGTAGAGGTAATGGAAATATTCGGGCAGATACAGGCAGCTGGTAACACCGTAGTATTGGTTACACACGAAGAAGATATTGCAGCGCACGCGAAAAGGGTTGTGCGTTTACGGGATGGGGTAATAGAAACCGATAAGCTGAACGCAATAAGAGAAACTGTGCCTGGTGCACATTAA
- a CDS encoding PAS domain-containing hybrid sensor histidine kinase/response regulator, whose translation MNINLHQQLKILINSTLLVKPVATGLNCAETSNPVSYTTEKVMPSSSGPYHLPGFLSKKRTDPVQTSTAVNINAHIYEWLNMLITSMPHATLVTDSLRNIIITNQQFCQLFHLPQSPQQLANRNSLDLLGELSSDMVDAMAISGRINELYDSREPADNDEIHLKDGRIIVRGHRPLYFQNEFFGHLWTYADETERILARQKLNEQRDFYETILNSLSTEIAVFSPDQRYQFVNPAAIKDVALRNWMMGKTDADFCVFRGKDIAVTEDRRNAFKKVQAEGKSYTWLEKQITTTQPERSVLRTLSPVYNPQGELEIFIAHSLDVTEQESTKEQALLNEVKYKDLFNYSQELICMHDLNGNIEKANPALCAVMEMPANALIGKNLKDFLPEQDHHLFTDTYLPTIKTGNRAKGLFRFNTHSGRRIYLLFQNYKIVHPEGDMAPYVISFAQDVTNRIQAERQLKEAKKIVEETARVKEKFLTNMSHEIRVPMTRIKDLTAQLINNVPALRQQPVLDKIQQSSEHILNILEDILDLEKVNTGEIVFDHIPFDVATRVHDTITLYKEIAENKNIDFAFDNRLPPEYVAIGDAGRLAQVLENLVGNAVKFTHEGAISICAQIENESTFDVTLHFSVKDTGIGIDEDKLIKIFQPFIQAHDSRKKQYAGAGLGLALTKKLISLQNGTIWVESRPKKGSTFHFNIVYQKFSDPETLPNDKKSISVVNRLGNLKVLLAEDNAINQLLARSVIQYLGFESKTASNGQEAIELLEKEDFDIVLMDIQMPVKDGVEATTYIRSMADSKKKNIPIIALTASTLKGEESRYLAAGMNAFIPKPFKEEDLYDIIEKVLADNNNGNSNENA comes from the coding sequence ATGAACATTAATCTTCATCAGCAACTTAAAATCCTTATTAATAGCACCCTGCTGGTAAAGCCGGTTGCCACAGGATTAAACTGTGCAGAAACAAGCAATCCCGTTTCCTATACTACTGAAAAAGTAATGCCCTCCTCCTCCGGCCCTTATCATCTGCCGGGCTTTTTGTCAAAGAAACGAACCGATCCTGTGCAAACATCTACAGCCGTGAATATTAATGCACACATCTACGAGTGGCTTAATATGCTCATTACCAGTATGCCACATGCAACACTGGTAACAGACTCGTTACGCAACATCATTATTACCAACCAGCAGTTTTGCCAGTTGTTTCACCTGCCGCAATCGCCGCAGCAACTGGCAAACAGGAATAGCCTGGACCTGCTGGGCGAGCTGAGCAGCGATATGGTGGATGCTATGGCTATCTCGGGCCGGATTAATGAGTTGTATGATAGCCGGGAGCCAGCCGATAACGATGAAATTCATTTAAAAGATGGGCGCATTATTGTACGCGGCCATCGCCCCTTGTATTTTCAAAACGAGTTTTTTGGTCATTTATGGACCTATGCTGATGAAACAGAACGCATTCTTGCCCGGCAAAAACTAAACGAACAGCGCGATTTTTATGAAACTATATTGAATTCACTGTCTACAGAAATTGCCGTGTTTTCGCCCGATCAACGCTACCAGTTTGTAAACCCGGCAGCGATTAAAGATGTGGCTTTACGTAACTGGATGATGGGCAAAACGGATGCTGATTTTTGTGTATTCAGAGGTAAGGACATCGCTGTTACGGAAGACCGTAGAAATGCATTTAAGAAAGTGCAGGCCGAGGGCAAGTCGTATACCTGGCTGGAAAAGCAAATTACCACCACTCAACCAGAGAGAAGCGTGTTACGCACACTTAGCCCCGTATATAACCCGCAAGGAGAACTGGAAATATTTATAGCCCATTCGCTGGATGTTACCGAACAGGAAAGCACCAAAGAACAGGCGTTACTCAACGAAGTCAAATACAAAGACCTGTTTAACTATAGCCAGGAACTTATTTGCATGCACGACCTTAACGGCAACATAGAAAAGGCCAACCCGGCCCTGTGTGCGGTAATGGAAATGCCCGCTAATGCCCTGATTGGCAAAAACCTGAAAGATTTTTTGCCTGAGCAGGACCATCATTTGTTTACTGACACCTATTTACCTACCATTAAAACCGGTAACCGCGCCAAGGGGCTTTTCCGCTTTAACACGCATTCCGGCCGGCGTATTTACCTGTTGTTCCAAAACTATAAAATAGTACATCCGGAAGGCGATATGGCGCCTTACGTCATTTCGTTTGCACAGGATGTAACCAATCGTATACAGGCTGAGCGGCAGCTGAAAGAAGCTAAAAAAATAGTGGAAGAAACCGCCCGCGTAAAAGAGAAGTTTTTAACCAATATGAGCCATGAAATACGTGTGCCCATGACCCGTATTAAAGACCTCACCGCCCAGTTGATTAATAACGTGCCTGCCCTGCGACAGCAACCTGTGCTGGATAAAATACAACAGTCATCGGAGCATATCCTCAACATCCTGGAAGATATCCTGGACCTGGAAAAGGTAAACACCGGTGAAATTGTGTTTGACCACATTCCTTTTGATGTGGCCACCCGTGTGCATGATACCATTACCCTGTATAAAGAGATAGCAGAAAATAAGAATATAGACTTTGCTTTCGACAATCGCCTTCCGCCCGAATATGTTGCCATTGGCGACGCCGGCAGGCTGGCACAGGTACTGGAAAACCTGGTAGGTAATGCTGTAAAATTTACGCACGAAGGTGCAATCAGTATCTGCGCTCAAATAGAAAACGAATCGACCTTCGATGTTACCCTGCATTTTTCGGTAAAAGACACCGGCATTGGTATTGACGAAGACAAACTGATAAAAATATTTCAACCTTTTATACAAGCGCACGATAGCAGGAAAAAGCAATATGCTGGCGCAGGCCTGGGCCTTGCGCTCACCAAAAAGTTAATAAGTTTGCAGAATGGAACAATATGGGTAGAAAGCAGACCAAAAAAAGGCAGTACCTTCCATTTTAATATCGTTTACCAGAAATTCTCCGACCCTGAAACCTTACCAAACGATAAAAAATCTATTAGCGTGGTTAACAGGTTAGGTAATTTAAAAGTGCTGTTGGCAGAAGACAATGCGATAAACCAGTTATTGGCACGCAGTGTAATACAATACCTCGGTTTTGAATCAAAAACCGCATCTAATGGTCAGGAAGCTATTGAACTATTAGAAAAAGAAGACTTTGATATTGTTTTGATGGATATACAAATGCCTGTAAAAGATGGCGTGGAAGCAACCACCTACATCAGAAGCATGGCAGACAGTAAAAAGAAAAACATTCCCATTATAGCATTAACCGCCAGCACCTTAAAAGGAGAAGAGAGTCGCTACCTGGCAGCAGGTATGAACGCCTTTATTCCCAAGCCTTTTAAAGAGGAAGATTTATATGATATTATAGAAAAAGTGCTGGCGGATAATAACAATGGTAACAGCAACGAAAACGCCTAA
- a CDS encoding homoserine dehydrogenase — MEAHKQLTIGLFGFGVVGEGLYKVLQQTPSLKATIKKVCIKNPDKKRNAPQELFTADKNELLFDKEINVIVEVIDDADAAFDIVSVAFQQGKAVVSASKKMIAEHLAEILEFQKQTGLPFLCESAACASIPVIRNLEEYYDNDLLHGIKAIINGSTNFILTRMFEDKKEFNEALLQAQQLGFAESNPKLDVEGYDSVNKWSILLCHAYGIVEHPSNILFSGIQNIQLSDAVVAKEKSYDIKLVGQAQKLSNGKVAAYVLPQFVKQDDQLSFVKNEYNGVVIESGFADKQFFYGKGAGSFPTASAVLSDISALRYDYKYEYKKKYYHTPGELTHDFYVRTYVSFDKLQDVNKEDFEWIEEWHGGQERNYLVGVIHFEKLVANKWWKASGISLILSPDPVIESIELRNIKKRSLELAGIGN, encoded by the coding sequence ATGGAAGCACACAAACAATTAACCATTGGTCTTTTCGGCTTTGGCGTAGTAGGCGAAGGCCTCTACAAAGTATTACAACAAACCCCGTCCCTGAAAGCAACCATTAAAAAGGTTTGCATTAAAAACCCTGACAAAAAAAGAAACGCTCCGCAGGAACTTTTTACAGCTGATAAAAACGAGCTGTTATTCGATAAAGAGATTAACGTAATTGTAGAGGTTATTGATGATGCCGATGCAGCATTTGACATAGTTTCGGTTGCTTTTCAACAAGGCAAGGCCGTAGTAAGCGCCAGTAAAAAAATGATTGCCGAACACCTGGCAGAAATTCTGGAGTTTCAAAAACAAACCGGCCTTCCTTTCTTATGTGAGTCGGCCGCCTGCGCTTCTATTCCTGTTATCCGTAACCTGGAAGAATATTACGATAACGATCTTCTGCATGGTATTAAAGCCATCATCAACGGTAGCACCAACTTCATCCTTACCCGGATGTTTGAAGATAAAAAAGAGTTTAACGAAGCGCTGTTACAGGCTCAACAACTAGGCTTTGCCGAAAGCAATCCCAAACTGGACGTAGAAGGGTACGATTCTGTAAACAAATGGTCTATCCTGCTGTGCCACGCGTATGGTATTGTAGAACATCCTTCCAATATCCTGTTCAGCGGCATTCAGAATATACAGTTAAGCGATGCGGTAGTAGCCAAAGAAAAAAGCTACGATATTAAACTGGTAGGCCAGGCGCAAAAGCTGAGCAACGGTAAGGTAGCCGCTTATGTGCTGCCCCAGTTTGTAAAGCAGGACGATCAGCTGTCGTTTGTAAAAAATGAATACAACGGTGTGGTAATTGAAAGCGGATTTGCCGACAAGCAGTTTTTCTACGGAAAAGGCGCCGGCAGCTTCCCTACCGCTTCTGCCGTATTAAGCGATATTTCGGCTTTACGTTACGATTACAAGTACGAGTACAAGAAAAAATACTACCACACTCCTGGTGAGCTTACACATGACTTTTATGTAAGAACCTATGTAAGCTTCGACAAACTCCAGGATGTGAACAAAGAAGACTTTGAATGGATTGAAGAGTGGCACGGTGGCCAGGAAAGGAACTATTTAGTGGGTGTTATTCATTTTGAGAAGCTGGTAGCCAACAAGTGGTGGAAAGCCTCCGGAATCTCCCTCATTTTGTCTCCTGATCCTGTTATTGAAAGCATCGAGCTGCGCAATATCAAGAAAAGAAGCCTGGAACTGGCAGGTATCGGAAATTAG
- a CDS encoding cob(I)yrinic acid a,c-diamide adenosyltransferase yields MAFKIYTKTGDGGKTSLIGGTKVPKSHIRIDSYGTVDELNSYIGLIGDSVTEEGVKAMLKEIQDRLFTVGASLACDPDKEPAMRMPDLKETDVTALEQAIDAMNEVLPVMKHFILPGGHVAVSTTHIARCVCRRAERICVDMQVQELYIDALVIKYLNRLSDYLFVLARYIGHLLQVPEVAWLPRT; encoded by the coding sequence ATGGCCTTTAAAATTTACACGAAAACAGGAGATGGGGGCAAAACTTCACTGATTGGTGGTACCAAGGTGCCTAAAAGCCATATCAGGATAGATAGTTATGGTACTGTAGATGAACTGAATTCGTACATAGGCCTGATAGGCGATTCTGTTACGGAGGAAGGTGTAAAGGCTATGCTGAAAGAGATACAGGACCGCTTGTTTACAGTAGGTGCTTCGCTTGCCTGCGATCCGGACAAAGAGCCGGCTATGCGTATGCCTGATTTAAAAGAAACCGATGTAACGGCACTGGAACAGGCTATTGATGCCATGAACGAGGTGCTGCCGGTAATGAAGCATTTTATACTTCCTGGCGGACATGTGGCTGTTTCTACCACCCATATAGCCCGTTGTGTTTGCCGCAGGGCCGAACGTATTTGTGTGGATATGCAGGTACAGGAATTATATATTGATGCACTCGTCATAAAATATCTCAATCGCCTGAGCGATTACCTGTTTGTGCTGGCGCGTTATATTGGCCACCTGTTACAGGTGCCGGAGGTGGCCTGGTTGCCACGTACCTGA
- a CDS encoding ABC transporter ATP-binding protein: MLKATNIKKKYNQLEVLKGVDISVNKGEIVSIIGSSGAGKSTLLHIIGTLDTADSGEIYLHNEPVHQYRNDKLAAYRNRHMGFVFQFHHLLPEFTALENICIPGWIAGRKKKEVEQEAIRLLQTLGLENRQDNKPHALSGGEQQRVAVARALINKPSIIFADEPTGNLDSTNAKEMHHLFVKLRDEFHQTFLIVTHNEELAGMSNRVLHMKDGLISE; encoded by the coding sequence ATGTTAAAAGCAACTAATATTAAAAAGAAATATAACCAGTTAGAGGTCCTGAAAGGCGTGGATATTTCTGTAAACAAGGGGGAAATTGTATCTATTATAGGCTCTTCCGGTGCCGGCAAAAGTACCTTATTACATATTATAGGTACCCTGGACACCGCCGATAGCGGTGAAATTTACCTGCATAACGAGCCGGTTCATCAATACCGCAACGACAAGCTGGCCGCTTACCGTAACCGGCATATGGGTTTTGTGTTCCAGTTTCACCATCTGCTGCCGGAGTTTACCGCCCTGGAAAACATCTGTATTCCCGGCTGGATTGCCGGCCGTAAGAAGAAAGAAGTAGAGCAGGAAGCTATTCGCCTGCTACAAACCCTGGGGCTGGAAAACAGGCAGGATAATAAGCCGCATGCCTTGAGTGGTGGTGAGCAGCAGCGGGTAGCTGTGGCTCGTGCACTGATTAACAAGCCTTCTATCATATTTGCCGATGAACCAACGGGCAACCTGGACAGTACCAATGCCAAAGAAATGCACCATTTATTTGTAAAACTGCGCGACGAGTTTCACCAAACCTTTTTGATTGTTACCCACAATGAAGAGTTGGCTGGCATGAGCAACAGGGTGTTGCATATGAAAGACGGGCTTATCAGCGAATAA
- a CDS encoding sigma-54-dependent transcriptional regulator — protein sequence MKTNTCSIYVVEDDPLYGSLVEHYLSLNPDFQVKRFNSATELLKCLHEKPDVITLDYSLPDSTGDKLLQQIKEQSPETNVIMISGQDEIQVAIDLLQKGAHDYIVKNEETEGRLRISLQRLKKDIARKRELESLKTEVARKYDFKFKSMIGTSPAIKRVFDLLEKASATNITVSITGETGTGKEVAAKSIHFNSPRKNKPFVAVNIAAIPRDLIESELFGHEKGSFTGAVSRRIGKFEEAHKGTLFLDEIGELDINLQAKLLRVLQEKEITRIGSNEIVKIDVRILVATHKNLLAEVKKGTFREDLYYRLLGLPILLPPLRERGNDILLIAKSFIDAFCQENGLTEKQLSVEAKKQLLQHPFPGNIRQLKSLVELACVLSNTDAILPEHLEDVQMPTRVEELNPLGVSLSLKQHTCRIIQHCLDNNEYDVMKVAQILEIGKSTIYRMINNGELVLYKHPSKIA from the coding sequence ATGAAAACGAACACCTGCAGCATTTACGTAGTAGAAGATGATCCGTTATATGGCTCCCTGGTAGAGCATTACTTATCGCTCAATCCCGATTTTCAGGTTAAGCGGTTTAACTCAGCAACAGAGCTGTTAAAATGCCTGCACGAGAAACCCGATGTAATAACCCTGGACTATTCCTTGCCGGATAGCACCGGCGATAAACTATTGCAACAGATAAAAGAGCAAAGCCCCGAAACCAACGTGATTATGATTTCGGGACAGGACGAAATACAGGTGGCTATTGACCTGTTGCAAAAAGGCGCCCATGACTACATTGTAAAGAATGAAGAAACAGAAGGCCGCCTGCGCATTTCGTTGCAACGGTTAAAAAAAGATATCGCCCGCAAACGCGAACTGGAATCACTGAAAACAGAAGTGGCACGTAAATACGACTTTAAGTTTAAAAGCATGATAGGCACCAGCCCTGCTATTAAACGGGTATTCGATTTGCTGGAAAAAGCCAGCGCCACCAACATTACCGTAAGCATAACCGGCGAAACCGGCACAGGTAAAGAGGTGGCAGCCAAAAGCATCCACTTTAATTCGCCCCGCAAAAACAAGCCTTTTGTTGCCGTAAACATAGCCGCCATTCCGCGCGACCTGATTGAATCGGAACTGTTTGGCCACGAAAAAGGCTCATTCACCGGCGCTGTAAGCAGGCGTATCGGCAAATTTGAAGAAGCCCATAAAGGTACACTGTTCCTGGACGAAATTGGCGAGCTGGACATTAACCTGCAAGCCAAATTACTACGCGTTTTACAGGAGAAAGAGATTACCCGCATAGGCAGTAATGAGATTGTAAAAATTGATGTTCGCATTCTGGTAGCCACTCACAAAAACCTGTTGGCCGAAGTAAAGAAGGGCACCTTTAGAGAAGACCTGTATTACCGCTTATTGGGCCTGCCTATTTTATTGCCTCCTTTACGTGAAAGAGGTAATGACATTCTATTGATAGCAAAATCTTTTATAGATGCTTTTTGCCAGGAAAACGGCCTCACCGAAAAGCAGTTATCTGTAGAAGCGAAAAAGCAGTTATTACAACACCCTTTCCCCGGGAATATACGCCAGCTGAAATCGCTGGTAGAACTGGCCTGTGTGCTTAGTAACACAGACGCTATTTTACCGGAACACTTAGAAGACGTGCAAATGCCTACGCGTGTAGAGGAGTTGAATCCGCTGGGCGTTTCATTAAGCCTGAAACAGCATACCTGCCGTATTATTCAGCATTGCCTGGATAATAACGAGTATGACGTAATGAAGGTGGCGCAGATACTGGAAATTGGAAAATCAACCATTTATCGCATGATTAACAACGGGGAACTCGTACTGTACAAGCATCCCAGCAAAATTGCCTGA
- the gatC gene encoding Asp-tRNA(Asn)/Glu-tRNA(Gln) amidotransferase subunit GatC, whose protein sequence is MEINDTAFDQLAHLSRLQFSAAEKEEIKGDLQRMIAFVEKLNEVDTTGVAPLLHMSSAANVWREDEVKGSVTNEEALLNASDARDQFFRVPKVIKK, encoded by the coding sequence ATGGAAATAAACGATACCGCATTTGATCAGCTGGCGCATCTTTCGCGTTTGCAGTTCAGTGCAGCAGAGAAAGAAGAGATTAAAGGCGATTTACAGCGCATGATTGCGTTTGTAGAAAAATTGAACGAGGTAGATACTACCGGGGTGGCTCCTTTGTTACATATGAGCAGTGCTGCTAATGTGTGGAGGGAAGATGAAGTGAAGGGCTCTGTCACGAACGAAGAAGCTTTACTGAATGCATCTGATGCCCGTGATCAGTTTTTCAGAGTGCCAAAGGTGATTAAAAAATAG